The nucleotide sequence TTTACAGCTGAATTCATTGAGCTTGAAACTCTGGATATATTAGCTGATGATTGACCAATAGTCTTAACAGCATTTCCGGCAGATGTTGACGCTGTATTCAACTTTTTAGCGCCCTTTTCTGCTCCGCTCAATACTGTTTTTACGTTTGATAGTTCAGAACGTGCAGCTGCAATTGACTTTGTATCTACAAGATTTCCAGGTATATTCTGCATTCTCTCGAAACTGGAAATTAAGATATTCATTGCATTATACATTGATTTAATAGGTGCGGTAACTTTATCCTGTATTTCTATTGCTGTTTTCAGTGATTCCCCTATAATAACCACCCCCTATTTCTTTTTACTGTTCTTTTTATTAATCTTTTTTATCTCCTCCTGATTTATCTCAATACACGCCGCAATGAAAGCCTGTTCTTTTCGGGACAAATTTAAATATTCTCTAGGTAAAAGGTGGAGTTCATGCAGACAGTAATAAGCATAGTTACTGTCTGCGTCTCCACCTTTTATTAGTTTTTTGCTTCTTTTACCTCATCTTCAAATATTTCATTAAAATCGTTTACATCTAATAATTTGTTAGAAAGGGCTGTGTACTCTCCGCTTGTTAACATATTCCCTAAAACATCTTCTGCACAAGAAACACCATAAGCGTCCTGTATGTCAATCTCGTTCAAATCCGGCTTAACAACACATTTTGCCATCATCTTCTTCGTGTATAATGCAGCATCTAAATCAAGACTTGACACCCCTCTTCTGCCGGAAGCTTTTTTTATCATACACTCGGTTTGCAGCAATTCGCTTTCTTTTGCCGAAAGTGCTCTAAGTTCCCATTCTAAAGGATTGCCGTCATCATCAACGAATCTGTTGCTTACCACAAATTTTATATTTTCAATTTTCTTAGGATTCAAAAACCCTTTTAATGTTCCCATATTTTATACCTCCTATATATTAATCGTTTATTATAAATCCCGGTAAGTGAGTGAAATTATGGACAATTTCAAAGTCCTCAAATGTGAAGTCCATATCTTCATCAAGATACCCACCGTCAGCGTCAAATTTTGCTAAAATACCGCCGTCTATATTACAGTCTTTAAGTATTACTATTTGATACCCAGCGTCTGATGTTGGGTCACAATTTTCAATTGCTATGTCAAAATAAATATCTTTTCCAGTATCCTTATACTCAGCCATCATTTCCCTAAAAATTGACGCGTTATAATGAAATGTTGCTGACCCTGTTCCCTTCCAACCTGTAGATTTATTCCCCTTACCTGTTTTACCGAGTATTGGAATTTCTTCTTTTGTTTTTTCAAAATTGGCTTCAAGATTAATCGCCTGCATAAAGTTATAACGCTTAGTGCCATTAGTTATTGTACACTTTCCTAAATTAGCTTGCAGACTGTCCTTAGCTTTCATCACTACATTGTTTGCTATATTGTAGTCTTTTTCATAATCCATTTATTTTCCCTCCTTACGAAACGTAAACAGTCATATATAGCTGTCTCATGGCTTCAATTGTTGTAATTGTATCAGTAACAATTACAGACCCTTTTTTATCTCCTGCCTCAACTGTAATATCAGAAGATGTAAAGTTTTCTATTGCT is from Monoglobus pectinilyticus and encodes:
- a CDS encoding phage tail assembly chaperone, whose protein sequence is MGTLKGFLNPKKIENIKFVVSNRFVDDDGNPLEWELRALSAKESELLQTECMIKKASGRRGVSSLDLDAALYTKKMMAKCVVKPDLNEIDIQDAYGVSCAEDVLGNMLTSGEYTALSNKLLDVNDFNEIFEDEVKEAKN
- a CDS encoding phage tail tube protein, whose translation is MDYEKDYNIANNVVMKAKDSLQANLGKCTITNGTKRYNFMQAINLEANFEKTKEEIPILGKTGKGNKSTGWKGTGSATFHYNASIFREMMAEYKDTGKDIYFDIAIENCDPTSDAGYQIVILKDCNIDGGILAKFDADGGYLDEDMDFTFEDFEIVHNFTHLPGFIIND